Below is a genomic region from bacterium.
CCTGGCGGAGTTCACGGCGTTCGACGACATCGACAAGGCGCCGGAGGAGCGCGAGCGTGGGATCACGATCGCGACGGCGCATGTGGAGTATCAGACGGAGAACCGTCACTACGCGCATGTGGACTGCCCGGGCCATGCGGACTACGTGAAGAACATGATCACGGGAGCGGCTCAGATGGATGGGGCGATTCTGGTGGTGTCGGCGGCGGACGGCCCGATGCCTCAGACGCGCGAGCACGTTTTGTTGGCTCGTCAGGTGAACGTGCCTCACATGGTGGTGTTTTTGAACAAGTGCGACCAGGTGGACGATCCGGAGCTTTTGGATTTGGTGGACCTGGAGGTGCGGGAGCTTCTGTCTTCGTACGATTTTCCTGGGGACGACATCCCGATCGTTCGGGGTTCGGCGCTGAAGGCGCTGGAGACGGACGATCCGGACTCGGAGGATGCGAAGTGCGTCTTCGAGCTGATGGAGGCGGTGGACAGCTTCATACCGGAGCCGGAGCGGGATATCGACAAGGATTTCCTGATGCCGGTGGAGGACATTTTTTCGATTTCGGGTCGGGGCACGGTGGTGACGGGTCGGGTGGAGAGCGGTGTGATCAAGGTGGGTGAAGAGGTGGAGATCGTGGGAATTCGCGACACGTCGAAGACGGTGGTGACGGGAGTGGAGATGTTCAGGAAGCTTCTGGACCAGGGGCAGGCGGGTGACAACGTGGGGATCTTGCTTCGGGGGACGAAGAAGGACGAGGTGGAGCGGGGTCAGGTGCTGGCGAAGCCGGGGTCGATCACGCCGCACACGAAGTTCAAGGGCGAGGTGTACATCCTGTCGAAGGACGAGGGGGGTCGCCACA
It encodes:
- the tuf gene encoding elongation factor Tu, coding for LAEFTAFDDIDKAPEERERGITIATAHVEYQTENRHYAHVDCPGHADYVKNMITGAAQMDGAILVVSAADGPMPQTREHVLLARQVNVPHMVVFLNKCDQVDDPELLDLVDLEVRELLSSYDFPGDDIPIVRGSALKALETDDPDSEDAKCVFELMEAVDSFIPEPERDIDKDFLMPVEDIFSISGRGTVVTGRVESGVIKVGEEVEIVGIRDTSKTVVTGVEMFRKLLDQGQAGDNVGILLRGTKKDEVERGQVLAKPGSITPHTKFKGEVYILSKDEGGRHTPFFNGYRPQFYFRTTDVTGAASLPSGTEMVMPGDNVNLEIELIAPIAMQQGVRFAIREGGRTVGAGTVTEIIE